The genomic window GTCTCCTCGGCCATCATGTCCTCTCCGCCTCCCCGTCCAGCGCGCACCCACTTCGTGGGTACCCGGCCCGCGCAACCCCTGGGGAAGGCCTCGGAGGGCGCCCGGGTACCCACGCCGAAGGCGTGGGTGTCGCCCTCCGACTTAGTACTTGCGCTCCTCGGGAGGCCAGCGGGTGATCGTCACCGGCAGGTAGTCGATCCGCGGGCCCTGTGGCGTCCAGTAGGCCAGCGAGTGCTTGAGGAAGCGCGCATCATCGCGCTTGGGGAAGTCCGTGCGGGTGTGCGCCCCCCGGGACTCCTCGCGCGCCCGGGCCGAGTGGGCGACCGCCTCCGCGACGTCCAGCATGCACTCGAGCTCGAGCGCCAGGATCAGCTCGGTGTTGAAGACCGCGTCGCGGTCGGCGAGGCCAATGTGGGCAAAGCGCTCGCGGAGCTTGCGCAGAGTCTCACAGGTCGCTCTCATCCCCGCCTGGTCCCGGTAGATGCCCACGCCGTTCTCCATGGCGTTTTGCATCTCCTCGCGGATGTCGGCGATCCGCTCCCGCCCCTCGGCCCTGAGGAAGCGCTGATCGAGGCGACGGCGCTCATCGCTCACCAGCTGGGCGATCGGGTTCGACCGGAGCGCCGGCCGCTCCAGCGCGTACCTGGCTGCGGCGCGACCGGCTCGCGCACCGAAGACGAGCAGTTCGGTGAGCGAGTTGGAGCCGAGGCGGTTGGCGCCGTTGATGGAAACACACGCCGCCTCCCCGGCGGCGTATACGCCCTCGCGCGACGTCCTGCCGTGCACGTCGGTGGAGATTCCCCCCATCATGTAGTGCACCACCGGGCGCACCGGGATCGGCTCGTAGACCGGGTCGATCCCCACATAGTTCCGCGCCAGCTCCCGCACGAAGGGAAGCTTCTTGTCGATCACCTTCTCGCCCAGATGCCGGAGGTCCAGGTGGACATAGTGGCCGTAGGGCCCTTCGAACGTCCGCCCCTTCAGATGTTCCTGGATGTGGCAGCGCGAGAGGATGTCGCGGGGGCCCAGCTCCATCTTCCGGTGGACCGGCGTATCGGTCGGAGAGCCGAGGCCGTAGTCCTGGAGGTAGCGATAGCCGTCCTTGTTTTTCAGGTGCCCACCCTCGCCCCGGGAGGCCTCGGTGATGAGGATGCCGGTGCCGGGGAGACCCGTGGGGTGGTACTGAACGAACTCCATGTCCTTGAGGGGAACGCCGGCG from Candidatus Rokuibacteriota bacterium includes these protein-coding regions:
- the frdA gene encoding fumarate reductase (quinol) flavoprotein subunit encodes the protein MPGDEAYQHDVLVIGGGGAGLRAAIAAAEESDRLSIAVLSKVYPMRSHTVSAEGGTAAVMRDNDSLDTHAKDTIFGSDFLADQDVVEAFVKEAPGEVIQLEHWGCPWSRDPDGRVSVRAFGGMTVNRTLYAADKTGFHMLHALFQTSLRYEKIVRYDEWFATSLLVEDGKVCGVAALNLHDGEVRAIAAKAVIICTGGAGRIYPFTTNAAIKTGDGMALAYRAGVPLKDMEFVQYHPTGLPGTGILITEASRGEGGHLKNKDGYRYLQDYGLGSPTDTPVHRKMELGPRDILSRCHIQEHLKGRTFEGPYGHYVHLDLRHLGEKVIDKKLPFVRELARNYVGIDPVYEPIPVRPVVHYMMGGISTDVHGRTSREGVYAAGEAACVSINGANRLGSNSLTELLVFGARAGRAAARYALERPALRSNPIAQLVSDERRRLDQRFLRAEGRERIADIREEMQNAMENGVGIYRDQAGMRATCETLRKLRERFAHIGLADRDAVFNTELILALELECMLDVAEAVAHSARAREESRGAHTRTDFPKRDDARFLKHSLAYWTPQGPRIDYLPVTITRWPPEERKY